AGAGTGATTGTTTGAGTAAATCCTTTCAACTGCATCAGACCTATGCGGATGGGAAGACCACAATGTCGGTTTACGAGAGAAAAACCAGTATTAAAGATTTCTATGGTAATGTTTATTCAAGTGTAACAAGTTAGTTTGATATCCCTTATGGGTTTTCCCTTATTGTGTAACAGCTGTGATATTTCCCTCGCTGTTGCAACTAGAAAGAGGTATCACAGACATCGATGACCGCAAACAGAAAGAGGTATGCAAAGTACGGTACAGAAACAAAGAGGAGATCGAAAGAGTAAAGCTCTCGGAGATTGACATGGAGTGCGGTATATGTATGGAGATGAACAGCATGGTTGTTCTACCCAATTGTACACATTCTTTATGCATCAAGTGTTACCGTGACTGGTAAGGAGGCCATTCTTTATTGAGTGAGTTTCTTCTCTGCATGGTTCAATCATTATAACAAGGTGTTTTTTTGTTGCAGGCATGGGAGGTCAGAGTCATGCCCTTTCTGCAGGGACAGTctgaagagagtaaactcaggAGACTTGTGGATGTTGATGGAGAGATCAGATACGGTCAGTCTCCATACGGTGGAGAGGGAGAATAAGAAGAGGCTGTTTGTGTACATAGAGAAGCTAACTCTAGTGGTTCCAGATCAAGTGTTTGCTTCTTCTCCTTATGATTGCCATGTCAAGTGAATaataagaagaggaagaagagcttTTATATAAAAGCCAAAACCGGTTCTGGTAAACTTTTATATGAATGTATATAATGTTTTAGAGTAGTAGTAACTAGtaagtaataatatatatatagtaaccaTTCTCTTGGGGAAGTCCATATCTACTTGCTTTTGGCTTTTGGTTCCCAAACTGTGTTATTTCTGTTGTGTACATTCATCATGACTCTAAACCTTTTCTTTGTGGAATGGCGCTTTCAATCACACAACTAATCCACACTCTGTTATCTTCTCTGGGAGttatatttgtaattaattgATCCGGTTTAGCTTGATCATCAGCTACAACACATGCATGATATGAAAagcgagaaaaaaaaacagaaggacGAGAAACACACATCTACTAAGGTG
This genomic interval from Brassica napus cultivar Da-Ae chromosome A6, Da-Ae, whole genome shotgun sequence contains the following:
- the LOC106371357 gene encoding E3 ubiquitin-protein ligase AIRP2 isoform X1 is translated as MARVSFKDSLKALEADIQHANTVGARRCALDYPREKDGARVQMRLSYNPAAQFLLFLVQWTDCHLAGALGLLRVLIYMTYADGKTTMSVYERKTSIKDFYAVIFPSLLQLERGITDIDDRKQKEVCKVRYRNKEEIERVKLSEIDMECGICMEMNSMVVLPNCTHSLCIKCYRDWHGRSESCPFCRDSLKRVNSGDLWMLMERSDTVSLHTVERENKKRLFVYIEKLTLVVPDQVFASSPYDCHVK
- the LOC106371357 gene encoding E3 ubiquitin-protein ligase AIRP2 isoform X2; translation: MARVSFKDSLKALEADIQHANTVALDYPREKDGARVQMRLSYNPAAQFLLFLVQWTDCHLAGALGLLRVLIYMTYADGKTTMSVYERKTSIKDFYAVIFPSLLQLERGITDIDDRKQKEVCKVRYRNKEEIERVKLSEIDMECGICMEMNSMVVLPNCTHSLCIKCYRDWHGRSESCPFCRDSLKRVNSGDLWMLMERSDTVSLHTVERENKKRLFVYIEKLTLVVPDQVFASSPYDCHVK